The Salana multivorans genome window below encodes:
- a CDS encoding lipase family protein has translation MTTHAADGLPPGPTGDRNAVWLTAARVVVGLLGVLLGLVLVTRPLTSVSLLLLALGVGLIVAGVIEALRGNDDAGGAPRHRWVRRLLAALLVVAGLVVLFLPGLGLRLTVLLVGLLLLAQGVREVLTGALSRSLGARDRVATLLSGASAIIFGLLALTWRDVTVLVLGLAFGAWLLVRGVRLLVETVGPRWLGRPREGRASRGRPRIVLAASSLVLALLLAAVGGRLLGTPHPDDFYTPPLDVPEAAGVLLRAEPFTRAVPDGATAWRILYTTTRDEGMPAVASGLVVVPDGAQAAPVVAWDHGTTGVAVGCAPTLLADPLASGAMPDPAAVVDAGWAIVMTDYIGLGADPPHEYLVGQGEARATLDAVRAAHQLPDAGLGDRTVVWGHSQGGGAALWTGGVAPGYAPELDIVGVAAMAPAANLPAMIDALAGDTAGTLVGPLVLAGFAERYDDVRVSDYLRPEATLLYEETLARCWSDPAMLVSVVGAVAIDRPIWRTDPNAGPLAQRLEENVPRLPIEAPLLLAQGLADTLVLPDAQRAYVEELCAAGQAVDYRTYEGQDHVGVVGPDSPLPGELLRWTADRFAGLPADDTCP, from the coding sequence GTGACGACGCACGCTGCGGACGGCCTCCCGCCCGGACCGACGGGGGACCGGAACGCCGTCTGGCTGACCGCGGCTCGCGTGGTCGTCGGGCTGCTGGGCGTGCTGCTCGGCCTCGTCCTCGTGACGCGGCCGCTCACGTCGGTGAGCCTGCTGCTGCTCGCGCTCGGGGTCGGACTGATCGTCGCCGGCGTGATCGAGGCGCTGCGCGGGAACGACGACGCGGGCGGCGCGCCCCGGCACCGCTGGGTCCGCCGGCTGCTGGCGGCCCTGCTCGTCGTCGCCGGCCTCGTCGTGCTGTTCCTCCCCGGCCTCGGCCTCCGGCTCACCGTGCTCCTGGTCGGTCTGCTGCTGCTCGCTCAGGGCGTGCGCGAGGTCCTCACCGGGGCGCTGTCCCGCTCGCTGGGCGCCCGCGACCGCGTCGCGACCCTGCTCAGCGGGGCCTCGGCGATCATCTTCGGCCTGCTGGCGCTGACCTGGCGCGACGTCACGGTGCTCGTGCTCGGCCTCGCCTTCGGCGCCTGGCTGCTCGTGCGCGGGGTCCGGCTGCTCGTCGAGACCGTCGGCCCGCGGTGGCTCGGCCGACCGCGGGAGGGCCGAGCGTCCCGCGGCCGTCCCCGGATCGTGCTCGCGGCGTCCTCCCTCGTGCTGGCCCTCCTGCTCGCCGCCGTCGGCGGCCGGCTCCTCGGCACCCCGCACCCGGACGACTTCTACACGCCGCCGCTCGACGTGCCCGAGGCGGCGGGCGTGCTGCTGCGCGCCGAGCCGTTCACCCGCGCCGTCCCCGACGGTGCGACCGCCTGGCGCATCCTCTACACGACGACGCGCGACGAGGGGATGCCGGCCGTGGCGTCCGGCCTGGTCGTCGTGCCCGACGGGGCGCAGGCGGCTCCGGTCGTCGCCTGGGACCACGGCACGACGGGCGTGGCCGTCGGCTGCGCACCGACGCTGCTGGCGGACCCGCTCGCCTCGGGCGCGATGCCCGACCCGGCGGCGGTGGTCGATGCCGGCTGGGCGATCGTCATGACCGACTACATCGGCCTCGGCGCCGACCCGCCGCACGAGTACCTGGTCGGCCAGGGCGAGGCCCGGGCGACGCTCGACGCGGTCCGCGCGGCGCACCAGCTCCCCGACGCCGGCCTCGGCGATCGGACCGTCGTCTGGGGTCACTCCCAGGGCGGCGGCGCCGCGCTCTGGACGGGCGGTGTCGCCCCCGGGTACGCGCCCGAGCTCGACATCGTCGGCGTCGCCGCGATGGCCCCCGCCGCCAACCTTCCGGCGATGATCGACGCGCTCGCCGGCGACACCGCCGGCACGCTCGTCGGCCCGCTCGTGCTCGCCGGCTTCGCGGAGCGGTACGACGACGTCCGCGTCTCCGACTACCTGCGTCCCGAGGCCACGCTGCTGTACGAGGAGACCCTCGCGCGCTGCTGGAGCGACCCCGCGATGCTCGTCTCGGTCGTCGGAGCCGTCGCGATCGACCGCCCGATCTGGCGGACCGACCCGAACGCGGGACCGCTCGCGCAGCGGCTGGAGGAGAACGTCCCGCGGCTGCCGATCGAGGCGCCGCTGCTCCTCGCGCAGGGGCTCGCCGACACGCTCGTCCTGCCCGACGCGCAGCGCGCGTACGTCGAGGAGCTGTGCGCCGCGGGGCAGGCGGTGGACTACCGGACGTACGAGGGGCAGGACCACGTCGGCGTCGTCGGGCCCGACTCGCCCCTGCCCGGCGAGCTCCTGCGGTGGACGGCTGACCGGTTTGCCGGCCTGCCGGCCGATGACACCTGCCCCTGA
- a CDS encoding SDR family NAD(P)-dependent oxidoreductase: protein MGEGRVVVVTGAARGIGRASAVAFARAGYRVAGADIAALASAAMDYEPATPEDLAETGRLVEEAGGEWLAVVVDQRDTAAIREAFARVVERFGGVDVVFANAGIQGFAPLLEMTDELWHDQIDINLTGTANVLRVAAPLLVERGGGRIIITSSTQGQHGTLDGSGYSASKWGLIGLMKSAALELGRYGITVNAVIPGLIDTKLTRHEDRYAQIIRSGGNEPTGDVERDERTAADAQRRKLPLGVPWVEPEDVAPLVVFLASEEARMVSGTSFAATGGDSANVTA from the coding sequence ATGGGTGAGGGTCGAGTCGTCGTGGTGACCGGGGCAGCGCGCGGGATCGGACGGGCGAGCGCGGTCGCGTTCGCCCGCGCCGGGTACCGGGTCGCTGGTGCCGACATCGCGGCGCTGGCGAGCGCGGCGATGGACTACGAGCCCGCGACGCCCGAGGACCTCGCCGAGACCGGTCGTCTCGTCGAGGAGGCCGGCGGCGAGTGGCTCGCCGTCGTCGTCGACCAGCGGGACACGGCCGCGATCCGCGAGGCGTTCGCCCGGGTCGTCGAGCGGTTCGGCGGTGTCGACGTCGTGTTCGCAAACGCTGGCATCCAGGGCTTCGCGCCGCTGCTGGAGATGACCGACGAGCTGTGGCACGACCAGATCGACATCAACCTCACCGGCACCGCCAACGTCCTCCGCGTGGCGGCGCCGCTGCTGGTCGAGCGTGGCGGCGGCCGCATCATCATCACCTCCTCGACCCAGGGGCAGCACGGCACCCTCGACGGCTCCGGCTACTCGGCGTCGAAGTGGGGGCTCATCGGACTGATGAAGTCGGCGGCCCTCGAGCTCGGGCGGTACGGCATCACGGTCAACGCCGTCATCCCCGGCCTCATCGACACGAAGCTGACCCGGCACGAGGACCGCTACGCGCAGATCATCCGCTCCGGCGGCAACGAGCCGACCGGTGACGTCGAGCGGGACGAGCGGACGGCGGCCGACGCGCAGCGCAGGAAGCTGCCGCTCGGCGTGCCGTGGGTCGAGCCGGAGGACGTCGCTCCGCTCGTCGTGTTCCTCGCGTCGGAGGAGGCCCGGATGGTCAGCGGCACCAGCTTCGCGGCCACCGGCGGCGACAGCGCCAACGTCACCGCCTGA
- a CDS encoding nuclear transport factor 2 family protein, with the protein MKAVEALSGLMTAIDERRWADMAAYLHPEFRCRYSHTGEVFTAEEWIRLNAEYPGFDHLTVRQLVGDDTAAACRAHVTGEGETGLSHFECATFITMADGLIREMTEVWADVAQQAPPGTRPAS; encoded by the coding sequence ATGAAGGCTGTCGAGGCGCTGTCCGGGCTCATGACCGCGATCGACGAGCGCCGGTGGGCGGACATGGCGGCGTACCTGCACCCGGAGTTCCGCTGCCGCTACAGCCACACCGGCGAGGTCTTCACGGCCGAGGAGTGGATCCGCCTCAACGCGGAGTACCCGGGCTTCGATCACCTGACGGTTCGCCAGCTCGTCGGCGACGACACCGCCGCCGCGTGCCGCGCGCACGTCACGGGCGAGGGGGAGACGGGCCTGAGTCACTTCGAGTGCGCCACCTTCATCACCATGGCGGACGGGCTCATCCGGGAGATGACCGAGGTGTGGGCGGACGTCGCCCAGCAGGCACCCCCCGGAACGCGTCCCGCCTCCTAG
- a CDS encoding CPBP family intramembrane glutamic endopeptidase yields MTTPAAPQFPVYPAGTSPAPPRRARGAELPAGYPEAATPYERLPRTLAGYTWWRLALAILIAIAVFGVGQVLVLVPMMIGDPSGLLGLEQRLASLDALDVPMLVVALASLAFIIPGVWFGMWVMRLRPAWIVSSVVGRLRWRWMLRCGLYAVVMIVVSIGASIGVGLLAGDELTPDWTPLSRLWLPLLVIVLLVPFQAAAEEYAFRGVMVQALGSWLPRRWWARVVIALVTTGLFVSGHMYELWGLLDVGIFGLAALWLVLRTGGLEASIALHVVNNVVVFGLMASGVWGTTVQSADGGSLIGVLISAVTTIGYCIAVELTARRWRIARTSPWPEAGSTQAPALPLPVTLVPVALVTADGVVDGLVGSGGAGGGRGHVYPPER; encoded by the coding sequence GTGACGACTCCCGCCGCACCGCAGTTCCCCGTGTACCCCGCGGGCACGAGCCCGGCCCCGCCGCGCAGGGCGCGCGGCGCCGAGCTACCCGCCGGGTATCCCGAGGCCGCAACGCCCTACGAGCGGCTCCCGCGCACGCTCGCCGGCTACACCTGGTGGCGGCTCGCGCTCGCGATCCTCATCGCGATCGCGGTGTTCGGCGTCGGGCAGGTGCTCGTCCTGGTTCCGATGATGATCGGTGACCCGAGCGGGCTGCTCGGGCTCGAGCAGCGCCTCGCCAGCCTCGACGCGCTCGACGTGCCGATGCTCGTCGTCGCGCTCGCGTCGCTCGCATTCATCATCCCGGGCGTGTGGTTCGGGATGTGGGTGATGCGCCTGCGGCCGGCGTGGATCGTGTCGAGCGTCGTGGGGCGGCTGCGCTGGCGCTGGATGCTGCGCTGCGGCCTCTACGCGGTCGTCATGATCGTCGTGTCGATCGGGGCGAGCATCGGGGTCGGCCTCCTGGCCGGCGACGAGCTGACGCCCGACTGGACGCCGCTGTCCCGGCTGTGGCTGCCGCTGCTCGTCATCGTGCTGCTCGTCCCGTTCCAGGCGGCCGCGGAGGAGTACGCGTTCCGCGGGGTGATGGTGCAGGCGCTCGGGTCGTGGCTGCCGCGACGCTGGTGGGCGCGCGTCGTCATCGCGCTCGTGACGACGGGGCTGTTCGTCTCGGGCCACATGTACGAGCTGTGGGGGCTGCTCGACGTCGGCATCTTCGGGCTCGCCGCGCTGTGGCTGGTGCTGCGGACGGGCGGGCTCGAGGCGTCGATCGCGCTGCACGTCGTCAACAACGTCGTCGTGTTCGGGCTCATGGCGAGCGGGGTCTGGGGCACGACGGTGCAGAGCGCCGACGGCGGCTCCCTGATCGGCGTGCTCATCAGCGCCGTCACGACGATCGGCTACTGCATCGCCGTCGAGCTCACCGCGCGGCGGTGGCGGATCGCGCGGACCTCGCCGTGGCCCGAGGCCGGGTCAACGCAGGCGCCCGCGCTCCCGCTGCCCGTGACGCTCGTCCCGGTGGCGCTGGTCACGGCGGACGGCGTGGTCGACGGTCTGGTCGGGAGCGGTGGGGCCGGCGGTGGTCGGGGGCACGTGTATCCGCCCGAGCGGTAG